The following proteins are co-located in the Bordetella bronchialis genome:
- the rodA gene encoding rod shape-determining protein RodA: MKRLALILLRVVTVFDWPLLFILLLLTALGLTVMHSAVGSTDWRFADQSRNFIIAFFAMWAVALIPPKMLMKLAPPAYVLGVALLLAVELFGETSKGATRWLNLGVTRIQPSEMMKIALPLMLAWYFQRHEGQVRIRDFLFAAVLLGVPFLLIVRQPDLGTALLVFGAGFCVIYFAGLSFKLLIPVVLAGVIGIGTLVSYEGQLCQPEVDWVVLHDYQKHRVCTLLDPSSDPLGKGFHTIQSMIAVGSGGLYGKGYMKGTQTHLDFIPERTTDFIFAVYAEEFGLYGGVLILVLYGLLIARGLTIATRATSQFGRLLSGSLTMMFFIYVFVNIGMVTGILPVVGVPLPFMSYGGTALLTVGVACGMLMSVNRHRSVKA, translated from the coding sequence ATGAAACGCCTGGCGCTGATCCTGCTGCGCGTGGTCACGGTTTTCGACTGGCCGCTGCTGTTCATCCTGTTGCTGTTGACGGCCCTGGGCCTGACGGTCATGCATTCCGCGGTCGGCAGTACCGACTGGCGCTTCGCGGACCAGTCGCGCAATTTCATCATCGCCTTCTTCGCCATGTGGGCGGTGGCGCTGATTCCGCCCAAGATGCTGATGAAGCTGGCGCCGCCCGCCTATGTGCTGGGCGTGGCGCTGCTGCTGGCCGTGGAGCTGTTCGGCGAAACCAGCAAGGGCGCCACGCGGTGGCTGAACCTGGGCGTCACGCGCATCCAGCCTTCCGAGATGATGAAGATCGCGCTGCCGCTGATGCTGGCCTGGTACTTCCAGCGGCACGAAGGGCAGGTCCGCATACGGGACTTCCTGTTCGCCGCGGTGCTCCTGGGCGTGCCCTTCCTGCTGATCGTTCGGCAGCCCGACCTGGGCACCGCCTTGCTGGTGTTCGGCGCCGGCTTCTGCGTCATCTACTTCGCCGGCTTGTCGTTCAAGCTGCTGATACCCGTGGTGCTGGCCGGCGTCATCGGCATCGGCACGCTGGTCAGCTACGAAGGCCAGCTTTGCCAGCCCGAGGTGGACTGGGTGGTCCTGCACGACTACCAGAAGCACCGCGTGTGCACCCTGCTGGATCCCAGTTCCGATCCCCTGGGGAAGGGCTTCCATACCATCCAGTCCATGATCGCGGTGGGCTCGGGCGGCCTGTATGGCAAGGGCTACATGAAGGGCACCCAGACGCACCTGGACTTCATCCCGGAACGCACCACCGACTTCATCTTCGCGGTCTATGCCGAGGAGTTCGGCCTATATGGCGGCGTGCTGATCCTGGTGCTGTACGGGCTGCTGATCGCGCGCGGGCTGACTATCGCCACGCGGGCCACCTCACAATTCGGCCGGCTGCTCAGCGGATCGCTGACCATGATGTTCTTCATCTATGTGTTCGTGAACATCGGCATGGTGACGGGGATCCTGCCCGTGGTGGGGGTGCCGTTGCCATTCATGAGCTATGGCGGGACAGCCTTGCTTACCGTGGGTGTCGCCTGCGGCATGCTGATGAGTGTCAACCGGCATCGTTCCGTGAAGGCCTAG
- the mutY gene encoding A/G-specific adenine glycosylase: MDFATRIATWQQRHGRHDLPWQNTRDPYRIWLSEIMLQQTQVSTVIPYYQRFLERFPDLHALAAADQEAVMPYWAGLGYYARARNLHRCAQEIARDWGGRFPPDAAAIATLPGIGRSTAAAIAAFAYGERSPIMDGNVKRVFARHFGIAGDPARRETETRLWALADAQLHDGAGHGVDMPAYTQGLMDLGATVCIRGKPLCERCPVNETCIARREGRQAELPTPKARKPSPERSTGMLVLRHEGRILLEQRPATGIWGGLWSLPEFDIAQDARSACQALGATPAQAFELAAFSHTFTHFRLHVRPWYVVLAAPPSKDDRAWRWVDAFQTAQVALPAPVRKLIDGLFAAGLPEDAMAPAA; this comes from the coding sequence ATGGACTTCGCAACCCGTATCGCCACGTGGCAGCAGCGCCACGGGCGCCACGATCTTCCGTGGCAGAACACCCGGGACCCCTACCGCATCTGGCTGTCGGAAATCATGCTGCAGCAGACCCAGGTGAGCACGGTCATCCCCTATTACCAGCGCTTCCTGGAACGCTTCCCAGACCTGCATGCCCTGGCCGCCGCGGACCAGGAAGCGGTCATGCCATACTGGGCCGGCCTGGGCTACTACGCGCGCGCCCGCAACCTGCATCGCTGCGCGCAGGAAATCGCGCGCGACTGGGGCGGACGCTTTCCCCCGGACGCGGCCGCCATCGCGACATTGCCGGGCATCGGGCGCTCCACCGCGGCGGCCATCGCCGCCTTCGCCTACGGCGAGCGATCGCCCATCATGGACGGCAACGTCAAGCGCGTTTTCGCCCGGCATTTCGGCATAGCCGGCGACCCGGCACGGCGCGAGACGGAAACCCGGCTGTGGGCGCTGGCGGACGCGCAATTGCACGACGGCGCGGGTCACGGCGTCGATATGCCGGCCTATACGCAGGGATTGATGGACCTGGGCGCGACCGTCTGCATACGCGGCAAGCCGCTGTGCGAACGCTGCCCCGTCAACGAAACCTGTATCGCGCGGCGCGAGGGCCGCCAGGCGGAACTGCCCACCCCGAAGGCGCGCAAACCCTCTCCCGAACGCAGCACCGGGATGCTGGTCCTGCGCCACGAAGGCCGGATATTGCTCGAACAGAGGCCGGCAACGGGAATCTGGGGCGGTCTTTGGAGCCTGCCGGAATTCGACATCGCGCAGGATGCGCGCTCGGCCTGCCAGGCCCTGGGCGCGACCCCGGCGCAGGCCTTCGAGCTGGCGGCGTTTTCGCATACGTTCACGCATTTCCGCCTGCACGTCCGGCCCTGGTACGTGGTCCTGGCGGCGCCGCCTTCCAAAGACGATCGCGCATGGCGATGGGTGGACGCATTCCAGACCGCCCAGGTCGCGCTGCCCGCGCCGGTTCGCAAGCTGATCGACGGTTTGTTCGCGGCAGGGCTGCCGGAAGACGCCATGGCGCCGGCGGCCTAG
- a CDS encoding indolepyruvate ferredoxin oxidoreductase family protein, whose translation MNAPLTPAQRAALDSVQLDDKYSLETGRAWMSGIHALVRLPMMQRTRDARAGLNTAGFISGYRGSPLGGVDLNMWKAAKYLKAHHVVFQPGVNEDLAATAVWGSQQVNLFPGARYDGVFGMWYGKGPGVDRCGDVFKHANAAGTSRHGGVLVVAGDDHPAKSSTLPHQSDHLLKACLIPVLFPSTVQEVLDYGLHGWAMSRYAGVWVGMKCITDIVEVSASVEVDPERVRIVLPHDFQMPPDGLNIRLPDTPLEQEARLLDFKLYAALAYARANGLNRELWQVPRESARFGIMTSGKAYLDTRQALSDLGLDEDTCRRIGVRLFKVGMVWPLEATGMQAFAEGLDEILVVEEKRQVLEYQLKEELFSWIGSGKKIPRVVGKFDDKDGGEWAVPQGNWLLPAHYEFSPAIVAKAIGARLLKFELPADVRAGIEARLAFIEARERALARPRVVAERKPWFCSGCPHNTSTRVPEGSRGMAGIGCHYMVRWMGRQTDLYTHMGGEGVPWLGHAPFTDEKHVFANLGDGTYFHSGLLAIRAAVAAKTPITYKILFNDAVAMTGGQPVDGPISVPMITRQLAAEGIEKIVVVTDEPHKYKAMSGMAPGVPVLHRDELDRVQRELRDYPGVSILIYDQTCATEKRRRRKHNAYPDPARRVVINERVCEGCGDCSDKSNCLSVEPLETEFGRKRTINQSSCNKDFSCLNGFCPSFVTVEGGKLRKPKGIGARDAIDGALPEPEQPTLDRPYGVFIAGVGGTGVVTIGQLLGMAAHLESKGCSVLDMAGLAQKGGAVHSHVVLARSPGHLLNTRVAMGEADLVLAGDLVVASSQDALARMHPQRTRLLLNSDVAPTAAFISNPDWRLPSASLQRDIGSACMPGQVDAVDAAELAVGLLGDAIYANPLMMGYAYQKGWIPLGHESLLRAIELNGQQVDNNKAAFAWGRRAAHDLAEVQRLIKPAEADAAQAGSPGADIIEIRRGKGAGGGDAGASRRLPGDLATLVGRRERFLQDYQSAAYARRYVEFVEQVAAAESSATGTSRLAQAVARNYFKLMAYKDEYEVARLYSDGAFLRRIGEQFEGDWKLNFHLAPPGLARRDADGHLVKRAYGPWMMKAFRVLSKARFLRGTPFDPFGHTRERRGERALIQQYRETIASLLPRLGRGNLDLAVALAELPEEIRGYGHIKEAAMAKAEARRRELLQRLDGGSQADTHGSARAA comes from the coding sequence ATGAACGCCCCCCTAACGCCGGCGCAGCGCGCCGCGCTCGACTCCGTCCAGCTGGACGACAAATATTCCCTGGAAACCGGACGTGCCTGGATGAGCGGCATCCATGCGCTGGTGCGCCTGCCCATGATGCAGCGCACCCGCGATGCGCGCGCCGGCCTCAATACCGCGGGTTTTATCTCCGGGTATCGCGGCTCGCCGCTTGGCGGCGTGGACCTGAATATGTGGAAGGCGGCCAAGTATCTCAAGGCCCACCACGTGGTGTTCCAGCCGGGGGTGAACGAGGATCTCGCGGCCACCGCGGTGTGGGGTTCCCAGCAGGTCAACCTGTTCCCGGGGGCGCGCTATGACGGCGTGTTCGGCATGTGGTACGGCAAGGGGCCAGGCGTGGACCGGTGCGGCGATGTCTTCAAGCACGCCAACGCCGCGGGCACGTCGCGCCACGGCGGCGTGCTGGTGGTGGCCGGCGACGACCATCCCGCCAAGTCGTCGACCCTGCCGCACCAGAGCGATCATTTGCTCAAGGCCTGCCTGATCCCGGTGCTGTTCCCGTCCACGGTGCAGGAGGTCCTGGACTACGGCCTGCACGGCTGGGCCATGAGCCGCTACGCCGGCGTATGGGTCGGCATGAAATGCATCACCGATATCGTGGAAGTCTCGGCCTCGGTAGAGGTCGATCCCGAGCGCGTGCGCATCGTACTGCCGCACGACTTCCAGATGCCGCCCGACGGGCTGAACATCCGCCTGCCCGATACCCCGCTGGAACAGGAAGCGCGCCTGCTGGACTTCAAGCTGTATGCGGCGCTGGCCTATGCGCGGGCCAATGGCTTGAACCGTGAACTCTGGCAGGTGCCGCGCGAGTCCGCCCGCTTCGGCATCATGACCTCCGGCAAGGCGTATCTGGACACGCGGCAGGCGCTGTCCGACCTGGGGCTGGACGAAGACACCTGCCGCCGCATCGGCGTGCGGCTCTTCAAGGTAGGCATGGTATGGCCGCTGGAAGCGACGGGCATGCAGGCCTTCGCCGAGGGCCTGGACGAGATCCTGGTGGTGGAGGAAAAGCGCCAGGTGCTGGAATACCAGCTCAAGGAAGAACTGTTCAGCTGGATAGGCAGTGGCAAGAAGATCCCGCGCGTCGTCGGCAAGTTCGACGACAAGGACGGCGGCGAATGGGCCGTGCCCCAGGGCAACTGGCTGCTGCCCGCGCATTATGAATTCTCTCCGGCCATCGTGGCCAAGGCCATCGGCGCGCGGCTGCTGAAATTCGAACTGCCGGCCGATGTGCGCGCCGGCATCGAGGCCCGGCTGGCCTTCATCGAGGCCCGCGAGCGGGCGCTGGCCCGCCCGCGCGTGGTGGCGGAACGCAAGCCCTGGTTCTGCTCGGGCTGTCCGCACAATACGTCCACGCGCGTGCCGGAAGGATCGCGCGGCATGGCCGGCATCGGTTGCCATTACATGGTGCGCTGGATGGGCCGCCAAACCGATCTTTATACGCACATGGGCGGGGAAGGCGTGCCCTGGCTGGGCCACGCGCCCTTCACCGACGAAAAACACGTGTTCGCCAACCTGGGCGATGGCACGTACTTCCATTCCGGCCTGCTGGCCATCCGCGCGGCGGTGGCGGCCAAGACGCCCATCACCTACAAGATCCTGTTCAACGATGCCGTGGCCATGACCGGCGGCCAGCCGGTGGACGGCCCCATCAGCGTGCCCATGATCACGCGCCAGCTCGCCGCGGAAGGCATCGAGAAAATCGTCGTGGTGACGGACGAACCGCACAAGTACAAGGCCATGAGCGGCATGGCGCCCGGCGTGCCGGTGCTGCACCGGGACGAACTGGATCGCGTGCAGCGCGAACTGCGCGACTATCCGGGCGTGTCCATCCTGATCTACGACCAGACCTGCGCCACGGAAAAACGCCGGCGCCGCAAGCACAACGCCTATCCCGATCCCGCGCGCCGCGTGGTCATCAACGAACGGGTATGCGAAGGCTGCGGCGACTGCTCCGACAAATCCAATTGCCTGTCCGTCGAGCCATTGGAAACCGAGTTCGGCCGCAAGCGCACGATCAACCAGTCCAGCTGCAACAAGGATTTCTCCTGCCTGAACGGTTTCTGCCCCAGCTTCGTTACGGTGGAAGGCGGCAAGCTGCGCAAGCCCAAGGGCATCGGCGCACGGGATGCCATCGACGGGGCCCTGCCGGAGCCCGAGCAACCCACGCTGGACCGTCCGTACGGCGTCTTCATCGCGGGGGTTGGCGGCACGGGCGTGGTCACCATAGGCCAGCTGCTGGGCATGGCCGCGCACCTGGAATCCAAGGGCTGCTCGGTGCTTGATATGGCGGGCCTGGCGCAAAAGGGCGGCGCGGTGCATTCCCATGTCGTCCTGGCGCGTTCACCCGGCCATCTGCTGAATACGCGCGTGGCCATGGGCGAGGCCGACCTGGTGCTGGCCGGCGACCTGGTCGTGGCCAGCAGCCAGGATGCGCTGGCCCGCATGCATCCGCAACGCACGCGGCTGCTGCTCAATAGCGATGTGGCGCCGACCGCCGCCTTCATCTCCAATCCGGACTGGCGGCTACCGTCCGCCAGCCTGCAGCGCGATATCGGCAGCGCCTGCATGCCGGGGCAGGTCGATGCGGTGGACGCCGCCGAATTGGCCGTGGGCTTGCTGGGCGATGCCATCTACGCCAACCCCCTGATGATGGGGTATGCCTACCAGAAGGGATGGATCCCGCTGGGCCACGAATCGCTGCTGCGCGCCATCGAGCTCAACGGCCAGCAGGTGGACAACAACAAGGCCGCCTTCGCCTGGGGGCGGCGCGCGGCGCATGACCTGGCGGAGGTCCAGCGCCTGATCAAGCCGGCCGAGGCGGACGCGGCCCAGGCCGGCTCTCCCGGCGCGGACATCATCGAGATCCGCCGCGGCAAGGGCGCCGGCGGCGGCGACGCGGGCGCGTCCCGCCGCCTGCCGGGCGACCTGGCCACGCTGGTCGGCCGGCGCGAGCGTTTCTTGCAGGATTACCAGAGCGCGGCATATGCGCGGCGCTACGTGGAATTCGTCGAGCAGGTCGCGGCGGCCGAGTCGTCCGCCACGGGTACCTCGCGCCTGGCGCAAGCCGTGGCGCGCAACTACTTCAAGCTCATGGCCTACAAGGACGAATACGAGGTGGCCCGCCTGTACAGCGATGGGGCCTTCCTGCGGCGTATCGGCGAGCAGTTCGAGGGCGACTGGAAGCTGAACTTCCACCTGGCGCCCCCGGGACTCGCGCGGCGCGACGCCGACGGACATCTGGTCAAGCGTGCCTACGGGCCATGGATGATGAAGGCCTTCCGGGTGCTGAGCAAGGCGCGTTTCCTGCGGGGCACGCCGTTCGATCCCTTCGGCCATACCCGCGAACGGCGCGGCGAGCGCGCGCTGATCCAGCAATACCGCGAGACTATCGCGTCGCTGCTGCCCCGGCTGGGCCGCGGCAACCTGGACCTGGCCGTGGCGCTCGCGGAACTGCCCGAAGAGATACGCGGCTATGGCCACATCAAGGAAGCCGCGATGGCGAAGGCCGAGGCGCGGCGCCGCGAGCTGTTGCAGCGGCTCGATGGCGGTAGCCAGGCCGACACGCACGGCAGCGCGCGGGCCGCGTAA
- a CDS encoding rod shape-determining protein, translating to MFGFLRSYFSSDMAIDLGTANTLIYVRGKGIVLDEPSVVAIRHEGGPNGKKIIQAVGHEAKQMLGRVPGNIEAIRPMKDGVIADFTVTEQMLKQFIRMVHPRNMLAPSPRIIVCVPCGSTQVERRAIRESALGAGASHVYLIEEPMAAAIGAGLAVSDASGSMVVDIGGGTTEVAVISLGGMVYKGSVRVGGDKFDEAIVNYIRRNYGMLIGEPTAELIKKQIGSAFPGSEVREIEVKGRNLAEGVPRSFTVSSNEILESLTDPLNQIVSAVKIALEQTPPELGADITDKGIALTGGGALLRDLDRLLQEETGLPVVVADDPLTCVVRGCGEALEHLEKLGAIFIND from the coding sequence ATGTTCGGATTCCTGCGTAGTTATTTTTCCAGCGATATGGCAATCGACCTCGGCACGGCCAATACGCTGATCTACGTTCGCGGCAAAGGCATCGTGCTGGATGAGCCATCCGTAGTCGCGATCCGCCACGAAGGCGGCCCGAACGGCAAGAAAATCATCCAGGCCGTCGGCCACGAAGCCAAACAGATGCTGGGCCGGGTGCCCGGCAACATCGAAGCCATCCGCCCCATGAAGGACGGCGTCATCGCCGACTTCACCGTCACCGAGCAGATGCTCAAGCAGTTCATCCGCATGGTGCATCCGCGCAACATGCTGGCGCCCAGCCCCCGCATCATCGTCTGCGTGCCCTGCGGTTCCACCCAGGTGGAACGCCGCGCCATCCGCGAATCGGCCCTGGGGGCGGGCGCCTCGCACGTCTACCTGATCGAGGAACCCATGGCCGCCGCCATCGGCGCCGGCCTGGCGGTTTCCGACGCCAGCGGCTCCATGGTGGTGGACATCGGCGGCGGCACGACCGAAGTCGCCGTGATTTCGCTGGGCGGCATGGTCTACAAGGGTTCGGTCCGCGTCGGCGGCGACAAGTTCGACGAAGCCATCGTCAACTACATACGCCGCAACTACGGCATGCTGATCGGCGAGCCCACGGCCGAGCTGATCAAGAAGCAGATCGGTTCCGCCTTCCCCGGTTCGGAAGTCCGCGAAATCGAAGTGAAGGGCCGCAACCTGGCCGAGGGCGTGCCGCGCAGCTTCACGGTGTCGTCCAACGAAATCCTGGAATCGCTGACCGACCCGTTGAACCAGATCGTGTCGGCGGTGAAAATCGCCTTGGAGCAAACGCCCCCCGAACTCGGCGCGGACATCACCGACAAGGGCATCGCGCTGACCGGCGGCGGCGCGCTGCTGCGCGACCTGGATCGCCTCCTGCAGGAAGAAACCGGCCTGCCGGTGGTGGTGGCGGATGATCCGCTGACCTGCGTCGTGCGGGGTTGCGGCGAAGCGCTCGAGCATCTGGAAAAGCTCGGCGCGATTTTCATCAACGACTGA
- the mrdA gene encoding penicillin-binding protein 2, translated as MFEFKKTGAQQKQRFRLRAWVGGLAALLCFALLIGRFWMLQVDRYEGLSERADRNRIAVVPIPPRRGEILDRNGTVLARNYRTYTLEIVPAQVGSIDALFKALTPVVYISPADQRRLKRRIAENSRYATLTLRDNLNDTEAAWFAAHAFQFPGVELRARWVREYPEGQSAAHVVGYIGRISEGDIEELEASGQLGNYRGTDVIGKKGIEKSWEAQLHGRTGLEEVEVTAGGRPVRTLRRIDPVPGSDIELSIDLRLQKVAEEAFGDQRGALVAIDPDTGEVLAFVSQPSFNPNLFVDGIDVDNWRMLNESPDHPLINRPIYGTYPIGSTYKPFVAMAALELGKRRATDRIPDPGYFEFGGQKFRNAAGAVFGPTDMHKALVVSSDTYFFSLGPEIGVDALHDFTKQFGFGQITGIDLDGEKRGVLPSTAWKRSAYKDKDKQRWYAGESVSVAVGQGYNAFTILQLAQATSTLANNGLYRKPHLVHAVEDPRTGAFADTPSTPNYQIPLHQANLDVVKNAMADVVRVGTARQAFRGAAYQAAGKTGTAQVYSLRGARYHASSVDERLRDHALFMGFAPVDHPRIAVALIVENAGWGASAAAPIARKVFDAWLLRDQPDTPPRQPDVAAGQPGAAAPRAVASAATPPAPARKPGTPPRRPDVAVNTTDMPPRQPGTAVNAGAAAQESNR; from the coding sequence ATGTTCGAATTCAAAAAAACCGGCGCCCAGCAGAAGCAGCGCTTCCGGCTCCGGGCCTGGGTGGGCGGCCTGGCGGCGCTGCTGTGCTTCGCGCTGCTCATCGGTCGCTTCTGGATGCTGCAGGTGGACCGCTATGAAGGCCTGTCCGAGCGGGCGGACCGCAACCGCATCGCGGTGGTGCCCATCCCGCCCCGGCGCGGCGAGATCCTGGACCGTAACGGCACGGTCCTGGCGCGCAACTACCGCACCTACACCCTGGAGATCGTCCCGGCCCAGGTGGGCAGCATCGATGCGCTGTTCAAGGCGCTGACCCCGGTCGTGTACATCAGCCCCGCCGACCAGCGCAGGCTGAAGCGCCGCATCGCGGAAAACAGCCGCTACGCCACGCTGACGCTGCGCGACAACCTGAACGACACGGAAGCCGCCTGGTTCGCCGCGCACGCGTTCCAGTTTCCCGGCGTGGAGCTGCGCGCGCGCTGGGTGCGGGAGTACCCGGAGGGCCAATCCGCCGCGCATGTGGTCGGCTATATCGGCCGCATTTCCGAAGGCGATATCGAAGAACTGGAAGCCAGCGGCCAGCTCGGCAACTATCGCGGCACCGATGTCATCGGCAAGAAGGGCATAGAGAAAAGCTGGGAAGCCCAACTGCACGGCCGCACCGGCCTGGAGGAAGTCGAGGTCACGGCGGGCGGCCGCCCGGTGCGCACCCTGCGGCGCATCGATCCCGTGCCCGGCTCCGACATCGAACTGTCCATCGACCTGCGCCTGCAGAAAGTGGCCGAGGAAGCCTTCGGCGACCAGCGCGGCGCCCTGGTCGCCATCGATCCGGACACGGGCGAAGTCCTGGCCTTCGTCTCGCAGCCTTCGTTCAACCCCAACCTGTTCGTGGATGGCATCGACGTCGACAACTGGCGCATGCTGAACGAATCGCCGGACCATCCCCTGATCAACCGCCCCATCTACGGCACCTACCCGATCGGTTCCACGTACAAGCCCTTCGTCGCCATGGCGGCGCTGGAGCTGGGCAAGCGCCGCGCCACCGACCGCATTCCCGATCCCGGCTATTTCGAGTTCGGCGGACAGAAGTTCCGCAATGCCGCCGGCGCGGTGTTCGGTCCCACCGATATGCACAAGGCGCTGGTGGTGTCCTCGGATACCTATTTCTTTTCGCTGGGGCCCGAAATCGGCGTGGATGCCTTGCACGATTTCACCAAGCAGTTCGGCTTCGGCCAGATCACCGGCATCGACCTGGACGGGGAAAAGCGCGGCGTGCTGCCGTCTACCGCCTGGAAGCGCAGCGCCTACAAGGACAAGGACAAGCAGCGCTGGTATGCCGGCGAATCGGTGTCCGTGGCGGTGGGCCAGGGCTACAACGCCTTTACCATCCTGCAGCTGGCGCAGGCCACGTCCACGCTGGCCAATAATGGCCTGTACCGCAAGCCGCACCTGGTGCACGCGGTGGAAGATCCCCGCACGGGCGCCTTCGCCGACACGCCCAGTACGCCCAATTACCAGATACCGCTGCACCAGGCCAACCTGGATGTCGTCAAGAACGCCATGGCCGACGTAGTGCGCGTGGGGACCGCCCGGCAGGCGTTCCGGGGCGCCGCCTACCAGGCGGCGGGCAAGACCGGCACCGCCCAGGTGTACAGCCTGCGCGGCGCCCGCTACCACGCCAGCTCGGTGGACGAGCGCCTGCGCGACCACGCCTTGTTCATGGGCTTCGCGCCGGTGGACCATCCCCGCATCGCCGTGGCGCTGATCGTGGAAAACGCCGGCTGGGGCGCCAGCGCGGCCGCGCCGATCGCGCGCAAGGTGTTCGATGCCTGGCTGCTGCGCGACCAGCCCGACACGCCGCCGCGGCAGCCCGATGTCGCCGCCGGCCAGCCCGGGGCCGCGGCGCCGCGCGCGGTGGCCTCGGCGGCCACGCCTCCCGCGCCCGCGCGCAAGCCGGGAACGCCGCCTCGGCGTCCCGACGTGGCGGTCAACACGACCGACATGCCGCCGCGCCAGCCCGGCACCGCGGTCAATGCGGGCGCCGCCGCGCAGGAGAGCAATCGATGA
- the gatC gene encoding Asp-tRNA(Asn)/Glu-tRNA(Gln) amidotransferase subunit GatC gives MALNEEDVARIARLARIELTPERRAHALQELNGMLHIIERLQQEDTQGVEPMAHPLSALDDVALRLRDDAVTEAGSETQRAALMSNAPEAQDGLFLVPKVLE, from the coding sequence ATGGCGCTGAACGAAGAAGACGTGGCCCGCATCGCCCGGCTGGCCAGAATCGAGCTCACCCCCGAGAGGCGCGCGCACGCGCTGCAAGAGCTCAACGGCATGCTGCATATCATCGAGCGCCTGCAACAGGAAGACACCCAGGGGGTCGAGCCCATGGCCCATCCGCTGTCCGCGCTGGACGATGTGGCGCTGCGCCTGCGCGACGACGCCGTCACGGAAGCCGGTTCCGAAACCCAGCGCGCGGCGCTGATGAGCAATGCGCCCGAAGCGCAGGACGGGCTGTTCCTGGTCCCCAAGGTGTTGGAGTAG
- the mreC gene encoding rod shape-determining protein MreC, whose translation MPQLNATTPRLFRHGLPAEARLAILVVLALALLVGDSQWRMLEPVRRAVSVALYPFQRAVLLPRDIVQQVNEWYNAANLVRSENEALQRQRIELAQVATHAAQLAAENAQLRRLLGVTDTLAQQAVVVEVLYEPPNAFNQRLVFNKGSRQGLAPGMPVIDEGGVVGQIVRVTPMTAEAALVTDEQVSIPVQILRNGLRLIAFGSNQPGRMEVRYLAANADIKEGDTIITSGVGGLFPAGLPVAKVTKVERDTASGFARAMAEPLAHPERYRHFLVLQVDVKRAEVNRQEADSSESDKPE comes from the coding sequence ATGCCCCAACTTAACGCCACCACACCGCGGCTGTTCCGACATGGCCTGCCCGCCGAGGCAAGGCTGGCCATCCTGGTCGTTCTGGCCCTGGCGCTATTGGTGGGCGATTCGCAATGGCGCATGCTGGAGCCCGTGCGGCGCGCCGTCTCCGTCGCGCTGTATCCCTTCCAGCGCGCCGTGCTGCTGCCGCGCGACATCGTGCAGCAGGTCAACGAGTGGTACAACGCCGCCAACCTGGTGCGGTCGGAAAACGAAGCCCTGCAACGCCAGCGCATCGAACTCGCGCAGGTCGCCACCCACGCGGCACAGCTGGCCGCGGAAAACGCCCAGCTGCGCCGCTTGCTGGGCGTGACCGACACCCTGGCGCAGCAGGCGGTGGTCGTGGAAGTGCTCTACGAGCCGCCCAACGCCTTCAATCAGCGGCTGGTATTCAACAAGGGCAGCAGGCAGGGGCTGGCGCCGGGCATGCCGGTGATCGACGAAGGCGGCGTGGTCGGCCAGATCGTGCGCGTCACCCCCATGACGGCCGAGGCGGCCCTGGTCACCGATGAGCAGGTCTCCATCCCCGTGCAGATCCTGCGCAACGGCTTGCGGCTGATCGCGTTCGGCAGCAACCAGCCGGGGCGCATGGAAGTGCGCTACCTGGCCGCGAACGCCGACATCAAAGAGGGCGATACTATTATCACCAGCGGCGTGGGCGGCCTGTTCCCGGCCGGCCTGCCGGTGGCCAAGGTGACCAAGGTGGAGCGCGATACCGCATCCGGTTTCGCGCGCGCCATGGCCGAGCCGCTGGCCCATCCGGAACGGTATCGCCACTTCCTTGTTTTGCAGGTCGACGTCAAGCGCGCCGAAGTCAACCGCCAGGAGGCCGATTCCAGTGAGTCCGATAAACCGGAGTGA
- the mreD gene encoding rod shape-determining protein MreD, whose amino-acid sequence MVWGSVLLVWMISLLPWRLWAQAPDILILVIAFWCVHEPRRIGMVTAFVFGLLMDVHDAGVLGGNALSYTLVAYGAVILHRRLQRFDLWSQAMHMLPIFFVARLVTVLIKAWIAGRWPGWDWAVGAALTAALWPLVGWLLHLPTRGADDAESASV is encoded by the coding sequence ATGGTGTGGGGCTCGGTGCTGCTGGTGTGGATGATCTCGCTGCTGCCCTGGCGCCTGTGGGCGCAGGCGCCCGACATCCTGATCCTGGTCATCGCCTTCTGGTGCGTGCACGAGCCGCGGCGCATCGGCATGGTCACCGCCTTCGTGTTCGGACTGCTGATGGACGTGCATGACGCCGGCGTGCTGGGCGGCAATGCGCTGTCCTATACCCTGGTCGCCTACGGCGCCGTCATCCTGCATCGCCGGCTGCAGCGCTTCGATCTCTGGAGCCAGGCGATGCACATGCTGCCGATTTTTTTCGTGGCGCGGCTGGTCACCGTCCTGATCAAGGCCTGGATCGCCGGCAGATGGCCCGGCTGGGACTGGGCGGTGGGCGCGGCCCTGACGGCGGCCCTCTGGCCCCTGGTCGGCTGGCTGCTGCACCTGCCCACGCGCGGCGCCGACGATGCCGAATCGGCATCGGTCTGA